The following are encoded together in the Oncorhynchus gorbuscha isolate QuinsamMale2020 ecotype Even-year linkage group LG03, OgorEven_v1.0, whole genome shotgun sequence genome:
- the zhx3a gene encoding zinc fingers and homeoboxes protein 3: MASKRKSTVPCMIPSKNKHMREEIILGCLPELLPTIPEDSILSISGKDGRHFFQDSFRPEGGDRWQKGGTYSCPPCHFESRDLNYFLDHLHSCHVDFRAQPSFYCLICGVSVVRFEALALHNSKAHPGVSGGSVTVSLHVRKSDGATIVEQSLFTTNGVDSNDPAISFTKTPIVRMMKAKGQHKKIVVSHTVEVRRIDTGKEMKQTDPTMLTNVPKLQNGSLSGTSGPAMLRKPHTHVITTTVPNQAYHQHSPPTFSFSSSSSDSIKNLPKVMIPLSSIPTYDAAMDTSSFLKTSFGKFPYPTKAELCYLTVVSDWPEELIKLWFTAHRLKQGISWSPEEIEEARRKMFSTVFQGTAPPKQPPKQRHNNHVVNQHTVHAQPAPVGPSHQAARVSHGSLVNRHAGVIATSASISASGHPVTTRVSYVAPTMIPPKYQTVVSGTTQVVARNTIPTTVPSLESDKSVAQRLGLAGNNGCVISTISRSSSSSSSCSSSSSISSYSSISTDAGDHGTRKPISIISCTSNIGNNDDCLTDSPDKPNNQSSGHYSIPSVLEGFSSSNKSKVVMSNTAKSNVIAYNIHSNGNTANQDHYPSTMGDDDRNDNNIHKSNNGSMSSGYSSTSNNDNVNNLNHASKAQNENTSTSVIAKSSGSGISIVEDGKCTKEVPMKAMSVLRQLIKEEDHFGDDRTCPELKVDPIKINLQRSMVSDPASKPASEAFHPELKSETHISDLSQPSFSAPWGKKTPRQVHLLRQAFTSTRWPSSQQSEELSIMTGLPKPEVVRWFSDSRYIHKNSQLKWLEGYQCLPAEGEEGKGPRDYNAGALINPQEVHRKLVEQEVNKQLDGGPEGLSSGQRGFWWGADTQRPLLSPAGPEETGERERAVDTGNAEGLHGHWAEREDDHQQPVTSQAFGEQQTEPRDRLIIELLEV; encoded by the exons atgGCCAGCAAGAGGAAGTCAACAGTGCCATGCATGATCCCATCCAAAAACAAACACATGCGTGAGGAGATCATACTTGGCTGCCTCCCTGAGCTCCTACCCACAATCCCAGAGGACAGTATCCTCAGCATATCTGGAAAAGACGGACGCCATTTCTTCCAGGATTCCTTTAGACCTGAAGGGGGTGACCGATGGCAGAAAGGGGGCACATACAGCTGCCCACCTTGCCACTTTGAGTCCAGAGATCTGAACTACTTTTTGGACCACCTGCACAGCTGCCACGTAGACTTCAGGGCCCAGCCCAGTTTCTACTGCCTGATCTGTGGTGTGTCAGTGGTCAGGTTTGAGGCCCTAGCCCTGCACAACTCTAAAGCTCACCCTGGGGTGTCGGGGGGCTCTGTCACCGTGTCCCTGCATGTCAGGAAGAGCGATGGGGCGACTATCGTGGAGCAGAGCCTGTTCACAACAAATGGGGTGGACTCTAACGATCCTGCAATCTCCTTCACTAAAACTCCTATAGTGAGAATGATGAAGGCCAAGGGACAGCACAAGAAGATTGTAGTCTCCCACACAGTAGAGGTGCGGAGGATAGACACTGGGAAGGAGATGAAGCAGACAGACCCCACCATGTTGACGAATGTGCCTAAACTACAGAATGGGTCTCTCAGTGGGACCAGTGGCCCTGCTATGTTGAGGAAACCTCACACTCATGTGATAACGACAACGGTGCCCAATCAAGCCTATCACCAGCACAGCCCTCCCACTTTCTcattctcctcctcatcctccgaTTCCATCAAAAACCTCCCAAAGGTGATGATTCCCCTGAGCAGCATCCCCACCTATGATGCTGCCATGGACACCAGCAGTTTTCTCAAGACTTCCTTTGGAAAGTTCCCCTACCCGACCAAAGCTGAGCTTTGCTACCTGACCGTGGTCTCTGATTGGCCAGAGGAGCTGATCAAACTCTGGTTTACCGCCCATAGACTCAAACAGGGCATCAGCTGGTCCCCCGAGGAGATAGAGGAGGCCAGGAGAAAGATGTTCAGCACTGTCTTTCAAGGAACAGCACCCCCAAAACAGCCCCCTAAGCAACGGCACAACAATCATGTTGTAAACCAACACACTGTCCATGCCCAGCCTGCTCCAGTGGGCCCCAGCCACCAGGCTGCCAGGGTGTCCCATGGTAGTTTAGTGAACAGGCATGCTGGAGTCATAGCCACTTCGGCTAGCATTTCAGCCTCTGGTCACCCGGTCACCACTAGGGTCTCTTATGTCGCCCCAACCATGATCCCCCCGAAATATCAGACAGTGGTCAGCGGAACAACGCAGGTAGTAGCCAGGAACACTATCCCCACTACTGTGCCCAGCCTGGAGTCTGACAAGAGTGTTGCGCAAAGGTTGGGATTGGCGGGAAACAATGGTTGTGTCATTAGCACCATCAGCagaagcagcagtagcagtagtagttgcagtagcagcagcagcatcagtagtTACTCCTCCATTAGTACTGACGCCGGGGACCATGGCACTAGGAAACCAATCAGCATCATCAGTTGCACCTCCAACATTGGCAATAATGATGATTGTCTCACTGACAGCCCTGACAAACCAAACAATCAAAGCAGCGGACATTATAGCATACCATCTGTCCTGGAAGGCTTCAGCAGCAGCAACAAAAGTAAAGTGGTCATGAGTAATACCGCCAAATCTAACGTTATCGCCTATAACATCCATAGCAACGGCAACACAGCTAATCAGGATCATTACCCATCAACAATGGGTGATGATGACCGTAACGACAACAATATCCACAAGTCCAACAACGGCAGTATGAGTAGTGGCTACTCCAGTACTAGCAATAATGATAATGTCAACAACCTGAACCATGCCAGCAAAGCCCAAAACGAAAACACCAGCACCAGTGTCATTGCCAAAAGCAGCGGCAGTGGCATATCTATTGTAGAGGATGGCAAATGCACGAAGGAGGTTCCAATGAAAGCTATGTCAGTCCTGCGGCAGCTTATCAAGGAGGAAGACCATTTTGGGGATGACAGGACCTGCCCTGAACTAAAAGTTGACCCCATAAAGATCAACCTGCAGAGGTCCATGGTGAGCGATCCAGCTTCAAAACCTGCTTCAGAGGCCTTCCATCCAGAGCTCAAGTCTGAGACTCACATCTCAGACCTGTCACAACCGTCCTTCTCTGCCCCCTGGGGCAAGAAAACACCCAGGCAGGTGCACCTTCTGAGACAGGCATTCACCAGCACACGCTGGCCCAGCAGCCAGCAGTCCGAGGAGCTGAGTATCATGACGGGTCTGCCCAAGCCAGAGGTGGTCCGCTGGTTCAGTGACAGCCGCTATATTCACAAGAACAGCCAGCTGAAATGGCTGGAGGGCTACCAGTGCCTACCagcagagggggaggaaggaaaaGGCCCCAGAGACTACAACGCAGGGGCACTGATCAACCCTCAGGAGGTTCATAGGAAACTGGTGGAGCAGGAGGTGAACAAGCAGCTTGATGGAGGACCTGAGGGGCTGAGCTCAGGGCAGCGGGGATTCTGGTGGGGTGCAGACACACAGAGGCCGCTGTTGAGTCCAGCAGGGccagaggagactggggagagagaaagagctgtgGATACAGGGAATGCCGAAGGACTACATGGTCactgggcagagagggaggatgacCACCAGCAGCCAGTTACCAGCCAGGCCTTTGGTGAGCAGCAGACAGAGCCCAG ggaCCGTCTGATAATAGAGCTGCTTGAAGTGTGA